Proteins from one Ipomoea triloba cultivar NCNSP0323 chromosome 1, ASM357664v1 genomic window:
- the LOC115996461 gene encoding protein CDC73 homolog: MDPLMLLREYTIRNELDRISRVGEEYRFGNDYSFPGTIETGYRSKQGNRYTLETLVHFITNPNLKHTDYIQQARSNRIHPVTLPDRKPLLDYLTGKISSSDSIEFIKYDAASVPAAPTIAGAATESNGNAYVEGNVMPDAGVLENQNPIEMIRAMEKPLRDRESILLSKNRDFYTVLTAAVRRDEERQRAEALQRKDGLVAKSRLERGMGYGGGEDMGYDGATKTKIHLKGSKIGEGVPIILVPSAFSTLITIYNVKEFLEDGVYIPTDVKLKQMNGQKPECVTVQKKFSRDRVVTAYEVRDKPSALKTEDWDRVVAVFVLGKEWQFKDWPFKDHVEIFNKVIGFYLRFEDDSVESAKTVKQWNVKIISVSKNKRHQDRAAALEVWDKLEEFMRSRSR, from the exons ATGGATCCTCTGATGCTCCTCCGCGAGTACACAATCCGGAACGAGCTCGATCGTATATCCCGAGTCGGCGAGGAGTACCGTTTTGGGAATGATTACTCCTTTCCCGGGACAATCGAGACCGGCTACCGGTCGAAGCAGGGGAACCGCTATACTCTCGAAACCCTAGTCCATTTCATCACTAACCCTAACCTCAAGCACACCGACTACATCCAGCAAGCCCGCTCCAATCGAATCCACCCGGTCACTCTCCCAGACCGTAAACCCCTTCTCGATTACCTCACCGGAAAAATCTCATCGTCGGATTCCATCGAGTTCATCAAATACGACGCTGCTTCTGTTCCTGCGGCCCCAACCATCGCCGGCGCTGCAACTGAGAGCAATGGTAATGCATACGTCGAGGGTAATGTGATGCCTGATGCTGGGGTTCTGGAGAACCAAAACCCTATTGAAATGATTCGAGCGATGGAGAAGCCGTTGAGGGATCGGGAGTCAATTTTGCTCTCCAAGAACCGAGATTTCTATACTGTTTTGACTGCGGCAGTGCGGAGGGACGAGGAGAGGCAGAGGGCGGAGGCGTTGCAGAGAAAAGACGGTTTAGTGGCGAAAAGTCGGTTGGAGAGAGGGATGGGGTATGGGGGTGGTGAGGATATGGGCTATGATGGAGCTACTAAGACGAAAATTCATTTGAAGGGAAGTAAGATTGGGGAGGGAGTGCCTATTATTCTGGTTCCTAGTGCGTTTTCCACTTTGATTACTATATACAATGTGAAGGAGTTTTTGGAGGATGGAGTGTATATCCCTACGGATGTGAAGTTGAAGCAGATGAATGGTCAGAAGCCAGAGTGTGTGACTGTGCAAAAGAAGTTCAGTAGAGATAGGGTTGTCACAGCCTATGAGGTCAGGGACAAGCCATCTGCATTAAAGACTGAAGACTGGGATCGAGTGGTGGCTGTTTTTGTGCTCGGGAAGGAGTGGCAGTTCAAAGATTGGCCTTTTAAGGACCATGTTGAGATCTTTAACAAGG TTATCGGTTTCTACTTGCGGTTTGAGGATGACAGTGTGGAGTCTGCAAAGACTGTGAAGCAGTGGAATGTCAAGATTATTTCA GTTAGTAAGAACAAGCGGCACCAGGACAGAGCAGCAGCTCTTGAGGTGTGGGACAAACTTGAGGAATTTATGCGGTCTCGGTCACGCTGA
- the LOC116033702 gene encoding non-specific lipid-transfer protein-like protein At2g13820, translating to MAIQRGGVSLILLIALFWAGAMAQSSDDCTNVIISMSPCLNYITGNSSFPTAGCCTQLGTVVKSKPECLCQVLNGGGSNLGLNINQTQALALPAACKVQTPSTSTCNTGSPSGSPSGTSGSPNTGSGGGSKSTPSGATSVKLAPPLVFFIPLVASYVSTFINC from the exons ATGGCGATTCAAAGGGGTGGTGTTTCCTTGATCCTACTAATTGCGCTCTTCTGGGCAGGCGCGATGGCCCAGTCAAGTGACGACTGCACGAACGTGATAATCAGCATGTCGCCGTGCCTCAACTACATCACCGGCAACTCTTCGTTTCCAACGGCGGGCTGTTGTACGCAGCTGGGCACCGTCGTGAAGAGCAAGCCGGAGTGCCTGTGCCAGGTTCTCAACGGCGGTGGCTCCAACCTTGGCCTAAACATCAACCAGACTCAGGCTCTAGCCCTGCCCGCCGCCTGCAAAGTTCAGACCCCATCCACCTCCACCTGCAACA CGGGTTCGCCTTCTGGATCTCCGTCTGGGACATCGGGTTCTCCTAATACCGGTTCAG GTGGAGGATCGAAGTCTACACCCTCTGGTGCAACTTCAGTCAAGTTGGCACCTCCTCTTGTGTTCTTCATTCCTTTGGTTGCATCTTATGTTTCAACGTTCATCAACTGCTGA
- the LOC115999600 gene encoding non-specific lipid-transfer protein-like protein At5g64080 isoform X2, which yields MEIKGMKSGLIVGLAMVAMISAAAAQSGGCTTAILSMASCLDYVTGKAPSPSSGCCTAFSGVLKSQPRCLCTIVNGGGSSVGVQINQTLALQLPDSCKVKTPPVSKCNNAISPVGSPGDSPAVAASNSAGNMMKLQPFFPVSLAFSLFILSTLASF from the exons ATGGAGATTAAGGGGATGAAAAGTGGATTAATTGTTGGATTAGCGATGGTGGCGATGATTAGTGCCGCGGCGGCCCAGTCCGGAGGGTGCACGACGGCCATCCTGTCAATGGCTTCGTGCCTCGACTACGTTACCGGGAAGGCCCCATCTCCGTCCTCCGGCTGTTGCACCGCGTTCTCCGGCGTCCTTAAGTCTCAGCCGCGGTGCCTCTGCACCATCGTCAACGGCGGCGGCTCGTCGGTCGGCGTGCAGATTAACCAGACGCTGGCGCTCCAGCTGCCTGATTCATGCAAAGTTAAAACTCCTCCAGTCAGCAAATGCAATAACG CAATATCTCCAGTGGGATCACCTGGAGATTCTCCGGCGGTTGCTGCATCCAATTCAG CTGGAAACATGATGAAGCTGCAGCCATTTTTTCCGGTTTCCCTtgctttctctctcttcatCCTTTCGACTTTGGCGAGCTTCTGA
- the LOC115999600 gene encoding non-specific lipid-transfer protein-like protein At5g64080 isoform X1: MEIKGMKSGLIVGLAMVAMISAAAAQSGGCTTAILSMASCLDYVTGKAPSPSSGCCTAFSGVLKSQPRCLCTIVNGGGSSVGVQINQTLALQLPDSCKVKTPPVSKCNNAGDGSAISPVGSPGDSPAVAASNSAGNMMKLQPFFPVSLAFSLFILSTLASF, encoded by the exons ATGGAGATTAAGGGGATGAAAAGTGGATTAATTGTTGGATTAGCGATGGTGGCGATGATTAGTGCCGCGGCGGCCCAGTCCGGAGGGTGCACGACGGCCATCCTGTCAATGGCTTCGTGCCTCGACTACGTTACCGGGAAGGCCCCATCTCCGTCCTCCGGCTGTTGCACCGCGTTCTCCGGCGTCCTTAAGTCTCAGCCGCGGTGCCTCTGCACCATCGTCAACGGCGGCGGCTCGTCGGTCGGCGTGCAGATTAACCAGACGCTGGCGCTCCAGCTGCCTGATTCATGCAAAGTTAAAACTCCTCCAGTCAGCAAATGCAATAACG CTGGTGATGGATCAGCAATATCTCCAGTGGGATCACCTGGAGATTCTCCGGCGGTTGCTGCATCCAATTCAG CTGGAAACATGATGAAGCTGCAGCCATTTTTTCCGGTTTCCCTtgctttctctctcttcatCCTTTCGACTTTGGCGAGCTTCTGA